The sequence AGCAAATCGTTGACTTGCAAAAACTGATAGTAGGTCAGCACCTGAGCCAGTACGGTTGAGTTGATGGCCGGCTTGCCAGTCTCGTCGGTGAGCGAGCCGCCGAGGGCCACATATTGTTGCAACGTCACCAGCGCCGTTGGATCGTTGAGTGGAAGCCAGATCGGGCCAGCGCCAGTGTTGAGGTCCACCCAGGCCAGCGGCGGCGTGACGTAGACATTGGTGGAGTAGGCCAGCCCCAACGCGTCGGCGGCAAAGGGCAACCCCAGCAGTTGATTGTCAATGCGGGCCGCCTGCAACGCAAACGGATAAAAGTCCGCTAGCTCCGCTTCGCCAAAGTGCTCGGTGAGTGTCTGCAAAAAGGGCGCGGCGTTCGTCAGCGTCGGCCCATCGGCCACAATCACATCCGGGCTAATGCCCGGCGCCGATTGCAGAGTCGTTTGCAACGAGTCGAGCAGGCCGCCCTGCCCTGTCAGTTTTTTCGCTCGCACTTCAATTTGCCAGCCAGGGTGAGAGTCTTCAAACGCTTGCAGTTGCGTGAGCAATTGTCGGCCTGCCGCGTCGTCATTCGTCGGCGCAAGTTGCGGCGGAAACCACAGGCGCAAGGTTTGGGTGGCCGGGGCGACCGGCGTTTGCGGCAGAGGCGATTTGTTGGGTTCGGGGCTTGCCGCCGTCGTGGCTGTCGGTTCAGCCGTCACTGCCGTGGGCGGCGAAGTGGCCGGCGCAGGGCCGGGTTGAAACGAACAGGCGGCGAGAATGAAAATGCACAATGCACAATTCGCAATGCTCAACGCAATTGTGAACTGTGAATTGTTAATTGTGAATTGGCGGCATTTCATCTTTCGATTATAACCCGCCGACTCAAACCCAATTTGACACACCCTTCCGCGTAAGCTACGATCAGCCAACGATGGACGAAGCCTGGACGGTGAGCGCCCTCAACCACTACATTCGCGCAGCTCTGGAAACCGACTACCGGCTGAAAGACCTGGTCGTCGTCGGCGAAATTTCCAACCTCTCGCGGCCTGCCTCCGGCCACCTCTACTTCACCCTCAAAGACTCAGCCGCCGCCGTTCGTTGCGTGATGTGGAAGGCGCAGGCCGCCCGCCTGCTCTACCGCCCGCGCGACGGCGACCGTGCCCAAGTGCATGGCGCGGTTGGCGTGTACGAAGCCGCCGGCCAGTATCAACTCTACGCCGACTGGATTCAAGCCGAGGGCCAGGGCGACCTCTTCCGCCAGTTCACCGCCCTCAAAGCCAAACTTGAAGCCGAAGGCCTCTTCGACCCAAACCGCAAACGTTCCATCCCAAGCCAGCCACATCGCTTAGCCATCGTCACCTCGCCCACCGGCGCCGCCCTGCGCGACATGCTCAACGTCATCCGCCGCCGCTGGCCCGCCCTCGAAGTCATTCTGTGTCCGACCCCGGTTCAGGGCGACGATGCCCCGCCGCAAATTGTGGACGCCCTCTCTGCCGCTAACTCAATCAAGCCTGAAGTGATCATCGTCGCTCGCGGCGGCGGCTCCATCGAAGACCTGTGGGCCTTCAACGACGAAGACGTCGTTCGGGCCATCGCCGCCTCTAAAGCGCCCGTCATCTCCGGCGTGGGCCACGAAACCGACTTCACCCTGGCCGACTTCGCCGCCGACCTGCGCGCGCCCACGCCTTCTGCCGCTGCCGAGTTGGCAACACCCAACCGCCTCGACCTGCTGGCCGACCTTCGCGGCCAGACCGAACGGCTGGCTGGCGCGTTGCAAAGCCTCGCGCGCGCGCGCCGCTGGGCGCTGGCCGAACGAACAGCCGCCCTGCGCGGACTCTCGCCGCGCGCCCAACTTGCCAACTCGCGCCAGCGATTGGATGATCTGACTCTGCGCTCACTCTCGGCCACTCGCCATGCGCTGGAAATCAGCCGCCACCGCGCCGGCGGCCTGACCCAGCGTTTGGCCGCCCTCAGCCCGCTGGCCATCCTCCAGCGCGGCTACGCCGTCGTCACCCGCGCCAACACCGCCCACGTCATCCGCTCCGCCGCCGAAGTCCAACCCGGCGACCCGCTCGACGTGCGCGTGAGTCAAGGAAAATTCACGGCCAGCGTTGATTCACCACAAAGGCACGAAGACCGGAAGATTCACGAAGGAAAGAAGAAATGATGAGATCAAATCATCCGCCCCTTTCAGTTCGCGAAGAGGAAATCGCGACCGCCATCGTAAACAGTGCCT comes from Chloroflexota bacterium and encodes:
- a CDS encoding extracellular solute-binding protein is translated as MCIFILAACSFQPGPAPATSPPTAVTAEPTATTAASPEPNKSPLPQTPVAPATQTLRLWFPPQLAPTNDDAAGRQLLTQLQAFEDSHPGWQIEVRAKKLTGQGGLLDSLQTTLQSAPGISPDVIVADGPTLTNAAPFLQTLTEHFGEAELADFYPFALQAARIDNQLLGLPFAADALGLAYSTNVYVTPPLAWVDLNTGAGPIWLPLNDPTALVTLQQYVALGGSLTDETGKPAINSTVLAQVLTYYQFLQVNDLLSIGSLESVNTADTWLAYRESRATSAAAYASTYFAERDRVAATGYTLLPTREGNSLTFASQWNYALVAADPTRQSMALELMRWLTAPDNLSAWTLEAQLLPTRGAALTQWPDPALRAIAGEAVTAAQPLPSSTLLGVLGPPITLAVQSVLSGQATPEVAAEAAAQTIAGR
- the xseA gene encoding exodeoxyribonuclease VII large subunit, whose amino-acid sequence is MDEAWTVSALNHYIRAALETDYRLKDLVVVGEISNLSRPASGHLYFTLKDSAAAVRCVMWKAQAARLLYRPRDGDRAQVHGAVGVYEAAGQYQLYADWIQAEGQGDLFRQFTALKAKLEAEGLFDPNRKRSIPSQPHRLAIVTSPTGAALRDMLNVIRRRWPALEVILCPTPVQGDDAPPQIVDALSAANSIKPEVIIVARGGGSIEDLWAFNDEDVVRAIAASKAPVISGVGHETDFTLADFAADLRAPTPSAAAELATPNRLDLLADLRGQTERLAGALQSLARARRWALAERTAALRGLSPRAQLANSRQRLDDLTLRSLSATRHALEISRHRAGGLTQRLAALSPLAILQRGYAVVTRANTAHVIRSAAEVQPGDPLDVRVSQGKFTASVDSPQRHEDRKIHEGKKK